A region from the Aphis gossypii isolate Hap1 chromosome 1, ASM2018417v2, whole genome shotgun sequence genome encodes:
- the LOC114119322 gene encoding leukotriene A-4 hydrolase — protein sequence MSTGKRLSPNDPGSYSLPEKVAVTHIDIELDADFENEKLKGFVDLSITKIDESCDHIILDNIDLNVISIKNKDDGSLLDYSIGDRLEVFGSKLEIRIPSIKKSIIRITYETSKTASALQWLTPEQTLGKKHPYLFSQCQPAHARSMLPCQDTPSTKSTYTAKITAPKPLTVLMSAVPLEVIDNGDTRTFLFEQTVPVQSYLIAIAIGNLVSKTLSPISKVWSEPEEIDKAAYEFEQTPELLKTAENVCGPYVWKIYDLLVMPPSFPFGGMENPCLTFVTPTLLAGDRSLVNVVAHEIAHSWTGNLVTNRNFEHFWMNEGFTVYVERRIHGLLYGESSREFAALGGLEDLKQSIDNLGAQNPLTKLVVDLSGIDPDDAFSTCPYEKGHTFLFYLEKLLGAAEFQIFFKSYIDKFKYKSVGTEDFKSYLLSYFGEDSATSQIDWDLWLYTCGMPPIIPSYDTTDQDACVSLLNRWEQWDGIGDNFKKSDLDQFQTTQIIQFLALVLKSNHFTLLKVKAMQEAYDFNSSGNCEILLRWLRTCVKFKWIEQLELVYKFINTTGRMKYVRPLYRDLYSWEETRSKTIENYEKNKMSMMYVCRHTVAKDLHLRNC from the exons atgtcaacTGGAAAACGTCTAAGTCCTAACGACCCAGGATCTTATTCTTTACCtg aaaaagttGCTGTTACTCATATTGATATAGAACTTGATGCggattttgaaaatgaaaaacttaaagGATTTGTTGATTTGAGCATAACTAAAATTGACGAGAGCTGTGATCATATt ATTTTGGACAATATTGATTTGAATGTGATAAGTATTAAGAACAAAGATGATGGATCATTGCTAGATTATAGTATAGGTGATCGCTTAGAAGTATTTGGTTCCAAACTTGAAATAAGAATACCatctataaaaaa GAGTATCATACGAATTACTTATGAAACATCTAAAACTGCCTCAGCATTACAGTGGCTTACACCCGAGCAAACTCTTGGCAAAAAACAtccatatttatttagtcaaTGTCaa CCTGCTCATGCTCGATCCATGCTACCTTGTCAAGATACTCCATCAACAAAATCTACATACACAGCAAAA ATTACAGCTCCTAAACCATTAACAGTATTGATGAGTGCAGTTCCTTTAGAAGTAATTGACAATGGAGATACACGCACATTCTTATTCGAACAAACTGTTCCTGTTCAGTCATATTTAATAGCCATAGCTATTGGCAATCTAGTCAGTAAAACTTTAAGTCCTATATCAAAAGTTTGGTCTGAACCTGAAGAAATTGACAAAGCTGCATATGAATTtgaacaa acacctgaattattgaaaactgCTGAAAATGTATGTGGTCCTTATGTTTGGAAAATTTATGACTTGCTTGTTATGCCACCTTCATTTCCTTTTGGTGGAATGGAAAATCCATGTTTGACTTTTGTCACTCCCACGCTACTG GCTGGAGACAGGAGTCTGGTAAATGTTGTGGCTCATGAAATAGCACATAGTTGGACAGGCAACTTGGTGACAAACCgtaattttgaacatttttggaTGAATGAAGGATTTACAGTTTATGTGGAACGCAGAATACATGGACTATTGTATGGCGAAAGTTCTAGAGAATTTGCTGCACTTGGTGGTCTTGAAGATCTCAAACAATCT ATTGATAATTTAGGAGCACAAAATCCATTAACCAAGTTAGTAGTTGATTTAAGTGGCATTGACCCAGATGATGCATTTTCTACTTGTCCTTATGAAAAAGGTCACACATTCTTATTCTATTTAGAAAAGCTGTTAGGAGCTG ccgaatttcaaatatttttcaaatcctatattgataaattcaaGTATAAATCTGTTGGTACAGaagattttaaatcatatttgctATCTTATTTCGGGGAGGATAGTGCTACCTCACAAATTGATTGGGATTTATGGCTGTATACTTGTGGTATGCCTCCAATTATACCTTC gTATGATACAACTGATCAAGATGCGTGTGTCTCTTTGTTAAACCGCTGGGAACAATGGGATGGCATTGGTGACAATTTTAAGAAGTCAGATTTGGATCAATTTCAAACaacacaaattatacaatttttagcaTTGGTTTTGAAATCGAATCACTTTACTTTGTTAAAAGTAAAAGCTATGCAAGAGGCTTATGATTTCAACAGTAGTGGTAATtgtgaaattttattaag gtGGCTCAGAACTTGTGTAAAATTCAAGTGGATCGAACAATTGGAActcgtatataaatttattaacaccaCAGGAAGAATGAAATATGTTCGTcctttatatag gGATCTTTACTCTTGGGAAGAAACACGATCAAAAACAATAgagaattatgaaaaaaataaaatgagtatGATGTATGTTTGCCGTCATACTGTGGCTAAAGATCTACATTTaagaaattgttaa